The following coding sequences lie in one Oryctolagus cuniculus chromosome 7, mOryCun1.1, whole genome shotgun sequence genomic window:
- the LOC100338778 gene encoding toll-like receptor 12 precursor (The RefSeq protein has 29 substitutions compared to this genomic sequence): MGRRVLLPGLLLCLPPAAGSTASNCLVTEGSRLPLLSRYFISFRLYSSLPLLATCFSVTNLSQALEAVPQRVQGLCLSGTISVLPQDAFSNFLGLKVLELNLRLSRLLPGALRGLEQLQYLCFTAPPMKKTPLFLPPDAFRGLSALQHLRFSGPCLDESLGVRLPPALRQLSVTHGCLQDMGTLANIFPDLVQGASSKDAWTLDRLELSFNAKLQNISSGALQGLRLGTLRLDRTKIKAAAVLGLGLESLDTLFASSSDTVALPAELVASLELQQLHLRGNRIKRIAPEALASCHSLKTLDLGNTGLTELPPSFLATMPRLQRLNLAQNQLQAVMLCANETGPVSGLWALDMSGNGLRILPPATFSCLPQLQELELQINQLTHLEGQMFQGLQRLMTLNLHSNPLVSLGEGWLAPLRALTSLNLLNTHVELSSAGAFWGAESLQDLKLQLPRGPPGVALSLPTRLTSLELHAVPGRKPWELASNVFPVLQTMTLKDWGLQLGPQNISKILPALRQLFLIGRSLEALCTQDDSSFFLWQLPTLQSLKVQALGHISRPCRITGLPSLQELKLESLKSRAQPRPLQLAELVGELPRLEVLQLYHTGLQSLSAAAFRGLGSLQVLVLMEEDNLVLDDSLQDHSPRMPQYMFILSSSLACLCANACVAPWLERSPRTYWHIRAYQMCPAEAEGRPKSPLFPFLQTHCFQTLELALFVGSYCLLLLLIALPLVQEARNSWVLYLQAWLRAWLQGLWGQRGEGRRFLYDVFVSHCSEDQGWVVQELLPILEGCPPAGRGLRLCLPERDFEPGKDVVDNVADSMAGSRVTLCVMSHRALHTARCRLELRLATSLVLAAPRPPVLLLIFQERISRHQLPRYHRLAWQLRRGDYCLWREEEEKKEGIWAWLGCRLRQSGLG; the protein is encoded by the coding sequence ATGGGCAGGCGTGTGCTGCTGCCTGGTCTGCTCCTGTGTCTTCCTCCGGCTGCAGGCTGGACGGCTTCTAACTGCCTAGTGACCGAAGGCTCCCGGCTGCCTCTGCTGTCTCGCTACTTCATAAGCTTCCGGCTGTACTCTAGCCTGCCCCTCCTTGCCACATGCTTCTCGGTGACCAACCTGACCCAGGCCTTGGAGGCTGTGCcgcagagggtgcaggggctctgtCTCTCTGGTACTGTTTCTGTTCTGCCCCAGGATGCCTTCTCCAACTTTCTGGGACTCAAGGTCCTGGAACTGAATCTCCGTCTCAGCCAGCTCCTGCCAGGAGCTCTGCGGGGCCTGGAACAGCTGCAGTATCTCTGTTTCACGGCTCCCCCAATGAAAAAGACGCCACTTTTCCTACCCCCTGATGCCTTTAGCGGCCTCAGTGCCCTCCAACAGCTCAGTTTCTCGGGCCCCTGCCTGGACGAAAGCTTGGGTGTCCGACTGCCTCCTGCGCTACGGCAGCTGTCTGTCACACACGGTTGCCTTCAGGATATGGGGACGCTGGCCAACATCTTCCCAGATCTGGTGCAAGGCGCTTCCTCTGAGGATGCCTGGACCCTGGACAGGCTGGATCTGTCCTTCAACGCGAAGCTGCAGAATATCAGTTCTGGGGCTCTCCAGGGCCTGAGACTGGGGACCCTGCGTCTGGACCGCACCAAGATAAAAGCAGCTGCAGTGCTGGGACTGGGGTTGCAGAGTCTGGACACACTGTTCGCGTCATCCTCTGACACGGTGGTGCTGCCTGCCGAGCTGGTTGCCTCCttggagctgcagcagctgcatTTGGGGGGCAATCGGATAAAGCGCATAGCGCCGGAggccttggcttcctgccacagcCTGAAGACCTTGGATCTTGGAAACACTGGCCTGACGGAGCTGCCACCAAGTTTCCTGGCCACCATGCCCAGGCTTCAGAGACTGAATCTGGCCCAAAACCAGCTGCAGGCTGTCATGCTGTGTGCAAACGAGACAGGGCCTGTGTCAGGCCTGTGGGCCCTGGACATGTCCAGCAATGGATTGCGCATCCTGCCTCCAGCCACCTTCTCCTGCCTGCCACAGCTACAGGAGCTGGAACTTCAGATAAACCAGCTGACTCACCTAGAGGGCCAGATGTTCCAAGGCCTACAGAGGCTAAAGACCTTGAACTTGCACAGCAATCCTTTGGTATCCCTGGGTGAGGGCTGGCTGGCTCCTCTGCGTGCTCTGACCAGTCTGAACCTGCTCAACACCCATGTGGAGCTGAGCTCAGCCGGGGCCTTCTGGGGAGCAGAGAGTCTGCAAGACTTGAAGCTGCAGCTCCCCCGTGGCCCTCCTGGGGTGGCGTTGTCCCTGCCCACCAGGCTGACCAGCCTGGAGCTGCACGCTGTCCCAGGCAGGAAGCCCTGGGAACTGGCTTCTAATGTCTTTCCAGTCTTGCAGACAATGACTTTAAAAGACTGGGGCCTGCAGCTGGGGCCCCAGAATATCTCCAAAATCCTCCCCACTCTTCGCCAGCTCTTTCTGATTGGCCGGAGCTTGGAGGCCCTCTGCTCCCAGGACAACTCTAGCTTCTTCCTGTGGCAGCTCCCCACGCTGCAGTCCCTGAAGGTCCAGGCGCTGGGACACATCTCCAGACCCTGCCGCATCACGGGGCTGCCCAGCCtccaggagctgaagctggagtCCTTGAAGTCtagagcccagccccggcccctgcagcTGGCAGAGCTGGTGGGGGAGCTGCCCCGGCTGGAGGTGCTGCAGCTGTACCACACGGGGCTGCAGACCCTGTCCGCCGCTGCGTTCCGGGGCCTCGGCAGTCTCCAGGTCTTGGTGCTGATGGAGGAGGACAACCTGGTGCTGGACGACAGCCTCCAGGACCACAGTCCCCGGATGCCCCAGTACATGTACATTCTCTCTTCATCCTTGGCCTGTCTCTGCGCCAATGCCTGGGTGGCACCCTGGCTGGAGAGGTCCCCTAGAACCTACTGGCACATCAGAGCGTACCAGATGTGCCCGGCAGAAGCTGAGGGCCGTCCCAAGagccctctcttcccctttctccagAGCCACTGCTTCCAGACCTTGGAGCTGGCGCTTTTTGTGGGCTCCTCCTGCCTGCTGCTTCTGTTGATCgccttgcccctcctccaggaagcccgcAACTCTTGGGTCCTTTAtctccaggcctggctcagggctTGGCTCCAGGGTCTGTGGGGTCAGAGGGGCGAGGGCAGGAGATTCCTCTACGATGTGTTCGTGTCCCACTGCAGCGAAGACCAGGGCTGGGTGGTGCAGGAGCTGCTGCCTGTTCTGGAGGGCTGTCCTCCAGCTGGCCGCGGACTGCGCCTCTGCCTCCCCGAGAGGGACTTTGAGCCGGGCAAAGACGTGGTTGACAATGTGGCCGACAGCATGGCGGGCAGCCGGGTGACCCTGTGCGTGATGAGTCACCGGGCCCTGCACACGGCCCGCTGCCGCCTGGAGCTCCGCCTGGCCACCTCCCTGGTGTTGGCTGCCCCTCGGCCCCCCGTGCTGCTGCTGGTCTTCCTGGAGCGCATCTCCCGCCACCAGCTGCCCCGCTACCACAGActggcctggctgctccgcaGGGGCGACTACTGCCTGTGGCccgaggaagaggaaaaaaaggagggCTTTTGGGCTTGGCTGGGGTGCAGGCTGCGGCAGTCTGGGTTAGGGTAG
- the LOC100338778 gene encoding toll-like receptor 12 isoform X1, which yields MGRRVLLPGLLLCLPPAAGWTASNCLVTEGSRLPLLSRYFISFRLYSSLPLLATCFSVTNLTQALEAVPQRVQGLCLSGTVSVLPQDAFSNFLGLKVLELNLRLSQLLPGALRGLEQLQYLCFTAPPMKKTPLFLPPDAFSGLSALQQLSFSGPCLDESLGVRLPPALRQLSVTHGCLQDMGTLANIFPDLVQGASSEDAWTLDRLDLSFNAKLQNISSGALQGLRLGTLRLDRTKIKAAAVLGLGLQSLDTLFASSSDTVVLPAELVASLELQQLHLGGNRIKRIAPEALASCHSLKTLDLGNTGLTELPPSFLATMPRLQRLNLAQNQLQAVMLCANETGPVSGLWALDMSSNGLRILPPATFSCLPQLQELELQINQLTHLEGQMFQGLQRLKTLNLHSNPLVSLGEGWLAPLRALTSLNLLNTHVELSSAGAFWGAESLQDLKLQLPRGPPGVALSLPTRLTSLELHAVPGRKPWELASNVFPVLQTMTLKDWGLQLGPQNISKILPTLRQLFLIGRSLEALCSQDNSSFFLWQLPTLQSLKVQALGHISRPCRITGLPSLQELKLESLKSRAQPRPLQLAELVGELPRLEVLQLYHTGLQTLSAAAFRGLGSLQVLVLMEEDNLVLDDSLQDHSPRMPQYMYILSSSLACLCANAWVAPWLERSPRTYWHIRAYQMCPAEAEGRPKSPLFPFLQSHCFQTLELALFVGSSCLLLLLIALPLLQEARNSWVLYLQAWLRAWLQGLWGQRGEGRRFLYDVFVSHCSEDQGWVVQELLPVLEGCPPAGRGLRLCLPERDFEPGKDVVDNVADSMAGSRVTLCVMSHRALHTARCRLELRLATSLVLAAPRPPVLLLVFLERISRHQLPRYHRLAWLLRRGDYCLWPEEEEKKEGFWAWLGCRLRQSGLG from the coding sequence ATGGGCAGGCGTGTGCTGCTGCCTGGTCTGCTCCTGTGTCTTCCTCCGGCTGCAGGCTGGACGGCTTCTAACTGCCTAGTGACCGAAGGCTCCCGGCTGCCTCTGCTGTCTCGCTACTTCATAAGCTTCCGGCTGTACTCTAGCCTGCCCCTCCTTGCCACATGCTTCTCGGTGACCAACCTGACCCAGGCCTTGGAGGCTGTGCcgcagagggtgcaggggctctgtCTCTCTGGTACTGTTTCTGTTCTGCCCCAGGATGCCTTCTCCAACTTTCTGGGACTCAAGGTCCTGGAACTGAATCTCCGTCTCAGCCAGCTCCTGCCAGGAGCTCTGCGGGGCCTGGAACAGCTGCAGTATCTCTGTTTCACGGCTCCCCCAATGAAAAAGACGCCACTTTTCCTACCCCCTGATGCCTTTAGCGGCCTCAGTGCCCTCCAACAGCTCAGTTTCTCGGGCCCCTGCCTGGACGAAAGCTTGGGTGTCCGACTGCCTCCTGCGCTACGGCAGCTGTCTGTCACACACGGTTGCCTTCAGGATATGGGGACGCTGGCCAACATCTTCCCAGATCTGGTGCAAGGCGCTTCCTCTGAGGATGCCTGGACCCTGGACAGGCTGGATCTGTCCTTCAACGCGAAGCTGCAGAATATCAGTTCTGGGGCTCTCCAGGGCCTGAGACTGGGGACCCTGCGTCTGGACCGCACCAAGATAAAAGCAGCTGCAGTGCTGGGACTGGGGTTGCAGAGTCTGGACACACTGTTCGCGTCATCCTCTGACACGGTGGTGCTGCCTGCCGAGCTGGTTGCCTCCttggagctgcagcagctgcatTTGGGGGGCAATCGGATAAAGCGCATAGCGCCGGAggccttggcttcctgccacagcCTGAAGACCTTGGATCTTGGAAACACTGGCCTGACGGAGCTGCCACCAAGTTTCCTGGCCACCATGCCCAGGCTTCAGAGACTGAATCTGGCCCAAAACCAGCTGCAGGCTGTCATGCTGTGTGCAAACGAGACAGGGCCTGTGTCAGGCCTGTGGGCCCTGGACATGTCCAGCAATGGATTGCGCATCCTGCCTCCAGCCACCTTCTCCTGCCTGCCACAGCTACAGGAGCTGGAACTTCAGATAAACCAGCTGACTCACCTAGAGGGCCAGATGTTCCAAGGCCTACAGAGGCTAAAGACCTTGAACTTGCACAGCAATCCTTTGGTATCCCTGGGTGAGGGCTGGCTGGCTCCTCTGCGTGCTCTGACCAGTCTGAACCTGCTCAACACCCATGTGGAGCTGAGCTCAGCCGGGGCCTTCTGGGGAGCAGAGAGTCTGCAAGACTTGAAGCTGCAGCTCCCCCGTGGCCCTCCTGGGGTGGCGTTGTCCCTGCCCACCAGGCTGACCAGCCTGGAGCTGCACGCTGTCCCAGGCAGGAAGCCCTGGGAACTGGCTTCTAATGTCTTTCCAGTCTTGCAGACAATGACTTTAAAAGACTGGGGCCTGCAGCTGGGGCCCCAGAATATCTCCAAAATCCTCCCCACTCTTCGCCAGCTCTTTCTGATTGGCCGGAGCTTGGAGGCCCTCTGCTCCCAGGACAACTCTAGCTTCTTCCTGTGGCAGCTCCCCACGCTGCAGTCCCTGAAGGTCCAGGCGCTGGGACACATCTCCAGACCCTGCCGCATCACGGGGCTGCCCAGCCtccaggagctgaagctggagtCCTTGAAGTCtagagcccagccccggcccctgcagcTGGCAGAGCTGGTGGGGGAGCTGCCCCGGCTGGAGGTGCTGCAGCTGTACCACACGGGGCTGCAGACCCTGTCCGCCGCTGCGTTCCGGGGCCTCGGCAGTCTCCAGGTCTTGGTGCTGATGGAGGAGGACAACCTGGTGCTGGACGACAGCCTCCAGGACCACAGTCCCCGGATGCCCCAGTACATGTACATTCTCTCTTCATCCTTGGCCTGTCTCTGCGCCAATGCCTGGGTGGCACCCTGGCTGGAGAGGTCCCCTAGAACCTACTGGCACATCAGAGCGTACCAGATGTGCCCGGCAGAAGCTGAGGGCCGTCCCAAGagccctctcttcccctttctccagAGCCACTGCTTCCAGACCTTGGAGCTGGCGCTTTTTGTGGGCTCCTCCTGCCTGCTGCTTCTGTTGATCgccttgcccctcctccaggaagcccgcAACTCTTGGGTCCTTTAtctccaggcctggctcagggctTGGCTCCAGGGTCTGTGGGGTCAGAGGGGCGAGGGCAGGAGATTCCTCTACGATGTGTTCGTGTCCCACTGCAGCGAAGACCAGGGCTGGGTGGTGCAGGAGCTGCTGCCTGTTCTGGAGGGCTGTCCTCCAGCTGGCCGCGGACTGCGCCTCTGCCTCCCCGAGAGGGACTTTGAGCCGGGCAAAGACGTGGTTGACAATGTGGCCGACAGCATGGCGGGCAGCCGGGTGACCCTGTGCGTGATGAGTCACCGGGCCCTGCACACGGCCCGCTGCCGCCTGGAGCTCCGCCTGGCCACCTCCCTGGTGTTGGCTGCCCCTCGGCCCCCCGTGCTGCTGCTGGTCTTCCTGGAGCGCATCTCCCGCCACCAGCTGCCCCGCTACCACAGActggcctggctgctccgcaGGGGCGACTACTGCCTGTGGCccgaggaagaggaaaaaaaggagggCTTTTGGGCTTGGCTGGGGTGCAGGCTGCGGCAGTCTGGGTTAGGGTAG